A single window of Oreochromis aureus strain Israel breed Guangdong linkage group 7, ZZ_aureus, whole genome shotgun sequence DNA harbors:
- the gpr37a gene encoding prosaposin receptor GPR37 translates to MRMSAALSLLCLWLCSEAVVCQLHWDKTKTTFSPYNKSATAEKNVHSRRWRTVSEEDRGGTRSASAEASWLVPLNSSSSELLEKKITRRSLREGGAQSGTRSFLPEVLVLGTKENNTGEPSNEVSKQTQHGPNCTRRMSGRTRRQRRVAVSGRATHSEPLPVAMAQELDADPPFRLNTSDYEDEYSLPDFPDTTQLVPVNTRTRRKQVKNPFYPVTAESYGAYAVLITAALIFTVGIIGNVSIMCIVCHNYYMRSISNSLLASLALWDFVIIFFCLPLVVFHELTKKWLLGEFSCRIIPYLEVVSLGITTFTLCALCIDRFRAATNVQIYYEMIENWASTTAKLAVIWVGALLLALPELLIRQLVTEDDEPPDVTPCERCVVRISTDLPDTLYVLGLTYNSARLWWYFGCFFCLPTLFTICSSLATARKIRNAEWACVRGGKKQLQLESQMNCAVVALAILYGFCIIPENICNIINVYMAATIPRRALDILHLVSQMMLFCKSAVTPVLLFCLCQPFARAFLDCCCCCCDECGPPHSPTTATSNTDNECITTELELSPFNTTRREASTSATYSAVGTNY, encoded by the exons ATGAGGATGTCTGCAGCCCTGAGTCTCTTGTGTTTGTGGCTGTGCAGCGAGGCCGTCGTTTGTCAACTTCactgggacaaaacaaagaCGACTTTTAGTCCTTATAATAAATCCGCCACCGCTGAAAAGAATGTGCACAGCCGGAGATGGCGCACAGTCAGCGAGGAGGACCGTGGGGGGACACGCAGTGCGAGTGCAGAAGCCTCATGGCTGGTTCCTCTAAACTCCTCGTCGTCTGAGCTGCTAGAGAAAAAGATCACCAGGCGCTCTCTGCGTGAAGGTGGCGCCCAAAGTGGAACTCGGTCATTTTTACCAGAAGTTCTAGTTTTAGGCACGAAAGAAAATAATACAGGTGAGCCGAGCAATGAGGTATCTAAACAAACCCAGCATGGACCCAACTGCACGCGCAGGATGAGTGGACGCACACGAAGGCAAAGGCGGGTTGCCGTATCCGGCAGGGCGACGCACAGCGAGCCGCTACCTGTGGCCATGGCGCAGGAGCTAGACGCCGACCCCCCCTTCAGACTCAATACAAGTGACTATGAGGACGAGTACTCTCTCCCGGACTTCCCCGACACCACGCAGCTCGTTCCGGTGAACACGCGAACCAGACGCAAGCAGGTAAAGAACCCATTCTATCCGGTAACCGCGGAGTCGTACGGAGCCTACGCTGTACTGATAACCGCCGCCCTCATCTTTACAGTGGGCATCATCGGGAACGTGTCGATCATGTGTATTGTGTGTCATAACTACTACATGAGGAGCATCTCCAACTCGTTGCTGGCCAGCCTCGCGCTCTGGGATTTCGtcatcatcttcttctgcttgccgCTTGTGGTGTTTCATGAGCTCACCAAGAAATGGCTGCTGGGAGAGTTCTCATGCAGGATTATCCCCTATCTGGAG GTGGTTTCTCTTGGGATCACAACCTTCACACTGTGTGCTCTGTGCATTGATCGTTTCCGGGCAGCCACCAACGTGCAGATCTACTATGAGATGATCGAGAACTGGGCATCTACCACTGCAAAGCTGGCGGTCATCTGGGTGGGTGCTTTGCTGCTGGCATTGCCTGAGCTGCTGATCAGACAGCTCGTCACTGAGGACGACGAGCCACCTGATGTGACACCATGTGAACGTTGTGTAGTCCGCATCTCGACAGACCTCCCGGACACACTCTATGTCTTGGGGCTCACCTACAACAGTGCACGCCTCTGGTGGtactttggctgctttttctgcCTGCCAACGCTGTTCACCATCTGCAGCTCATTAGCCACTGCCCGCAAGATCCGCAACGCCGAGTGGGCCTGTGTCCGTGGGGGCAAGAAGCAGCTCCAGCTGGAAAGCCAGATGAACTGTGCTGTGGTAGCTTTGGCCATCCTCTATGGGTTCTGCATCATTCCAGAGAACATCTGCAACATCATAAATGTGTATATGGCGGCCACCATTCCCAGGAGAGCCCTGGACATTCTGCACCTTGTCAGCCAGATGATGCTCTTTTGCAAATCGGCTGTGACGCccgttttgctgttttgtctaTGCCAGCCATTCGCCCGAGCCTTCTTGgactgctgttgctgctgctgcgacGAATGTGGCCCGCCCCACTCCCCCACCACTGCCACTAGCAACACTGACAATGAGTGCATCACCACCGAGCTTGAGCTGTCGCCATTTAATACCACCCGCAGGGAAGCATCCACTTCTGCCACCTACTCTGCTGTGGGGACCAACTACTGA